The DNA segment CGTGTTCGTCTTCGCGAAGGTCGTGAGGATCTTCGCGAGCGACACCGGCGAGTCCAGGTTGTAGGCGACCGCCGTCGGTCCCACGAAATGAGTCCCCAGCGGCTCGAGCGCGCCGCCCTTGATCGCCAGGAGCGCGAGCGTGTTCTTCACGACGACGTAGGACGATTTGGAGTCCCGAATCTGCCGGCGCAGCTCGGTCACGGCGGGGACTTTGATCCCCGTGAAACCGAGGACGAAGGCGTTCTTCGCCGCCCCGAGCGAGCTCCGCAGCTCTTCTACCGCGGAATTCTTCTCTGTTTTGTTCATCTTACAGACCCTCAACGGCCGCGACGTCGATTTTCACGGCGGGGCCCATCGTTGAAGAAAGCGAAACGGAGCGGAAATATTTCCCCTTCGCCGCCGCCGGCTTCGCCCGATGGATCGCATGGATCAGCGCCTCGGCGTTTTCCTTGAGCTTCTTCTCGTCGAAAGACATCTTGCCCACGGGAGCGTGGATGATCGAGGTCCGGTCCACCCGGAATTCGAGCTTTCCGGCCTTGATCTCCGTCACCGCCCGGGCGACGTCGGGGGTCACCGTGCCCGCCTTCGGGTTCGGCATCAGGCCCCGCGGCCCGAGGACCTTCCCGAGACGGCCGACCGACCGCATCATGTCCGGGGTCGCGACGAGGGCGTCGAAGTCGAGGAACCCGTCGGCGATTCTCTGCGCCAGGTCCTCGCCTCCGACGATGTCGGCGCCGGCAGCTTCCGCTTCCTTGACCTTCTCCCCCGAGGTGATCACCGCGACCCGCTTGGACTTGCCGAGTCCGTGCGGGAGGATCACCGTTCCGCGGACCATCTGGTCGGCGTGCTTCGGATCGACGCCGA comes from the Thermoanaerobaculia bacterium genome and includes:
- the rplJ gene encoding 50S ribosomal protein L10, whose translation is MNKTEKNSAVEELRSSLGAAKNAFVLGFTGIKVPAVTELRRQIRDSKSSYVVVKNTLALLAIKGGALEPLGTHFVGPTAVAYNLDSPVSLAKILTTFAKTNTAISFKGAVVEGRAIPAAQIQAIADLPSREQLVARLLFMLQSPVRRLVTVMNGPVRNLASVLSQIREQKEKSAPAAEAAPGA
- the rplA gene encoding 50S ribosomal protein L1, with amino-acid sequence MSTRGKKFQAAKAQIEDRPYPLEEAIQLAKKVKFAKFDETLDVALLLGVDPKHADQMVRGTVILPHGLGKSKRVAVITSGEKVKEAEAAGADIVGGEDLAQRIADGFLDFDALVATPDMMRSVGRLGKVLGPRGLMPNPKAGTVTPDVARAVTEIKAGKLEFRVDRTSIIHAPVGKMSFDEKKLKENAEALIHAIHRAKPAAAKGKYFRSVSLSSTMGPAVKIDVAAVEGL